One Cryptomeria japonica chromosome 9, Sugi_1.0, whole genome shotgun sequence genomic window carries:
- the LOC131066864 gene encoding uncharacterized protein LOC131066864, with protein MRIFRETFSSVEEVILKIKEGIEEVINGKTPKAKSSKYYNWDRDMESNWSLKYWGLGVTPVPKTNKKLIRWIPPRSDWVKLNFDGAYRGNLGPTGIGAVIRNSSGILLGGLFGSLGLATNNETEIRALAVRVDLCVQKGHDKICIEGDSQIIINGVTKSGFLNWKLDKWIPYINESLGSFNLFELKHTYWEGNKVADLLANIGIDKNIGTIIFGEEDADTVVLDTIWNERPDRPCTGIG; from the coding sequence ATGAGGATCTTCAGAGAAACATTTAGTTCGGTGGAGGAGGTGATTTTAAAAATCAAGGAAGGAATTGAAGAAGTGATTAATGGCAAGACCCCCAAAGCTAAATCATCCAAATACTACAATTGGGATAGGGATATGGAAAGTAATTGGTCACTCAAATATTGGGGGTTGGGGGTCACCCCTGTTCCCAAAACCAATAAGAAGTTAATCAGATGGATCCCTCCACGAAGTGATTGggtcaaattgaattttgatggagcctaTAGAGGGAATCTTGGCCCAACAGGAATTGGTGCAGTCATCAGAAATTCCTCGGGGATACTCCTGGGAGGATTGTTTGGGAGTCTGGGACTTGCCACAAACAACGAAACAGAGATTAGGGCATTGGCAGTAAGAGTGGACTTATGTGTTCAAAAAGGACATGACAAAATATGTATTGAAGGAGACTCACAAATTATCATCAATGGAGTCACTAAGTCTGGCTTCTTGAATTGGAAACTTGACAAGTGGATACCTTATATTAATGAGTCTCTAGGATCTTTCAATTTGTTTGAATTGAAACATACATATTGGGAAGGGAATAAGGTGGCAGACCTTCTGGCCAATATTGGGATTGATAAAAATATTGGTACAATCATTTTCGGTGAAGAGGATGCAGACACAGTGGTACTGGATACTATTTGGAATGAGAGACCAGATAGGCCTTGTACGGGGATTGGATAG